A section of the Schistosoma haematobium chromosome ZW, whole genome shotgun sequence genome encodes:
- the NDUFB9_1 gene encoding ndufb9, NADH-ubiquinone oxidoreductase (EggNog:ENOG410V733~COG:C) has translation MSSRRNGIAYSVRVLRLERYVAGMSWSTIPPHLRTRLISHGQKVCELYKAALYDLKAKNRDVLKYRYHAVLMRARFEENRNIKDAVLARKMLEDGWAELKQIEAPYPYKCNY, from the exons ATGTCATCCCGTCGCAATGGTATTGCATACTCTGTGCGCGTGTTACGACTCGAGCGGTACGTCGCTGGGATGTCTTGGTCGACGATACCTCCGCATCTTCGTACTCGACTTATTTCACATGGACAAAAAGTTTGTGAGCTTTACAAAGCAGCGCTTTACGATCTTAAGGCGAAAAATCGTGACGT TTTGAAGTATCGCTATCATGCTGTTTTAATGCGAGCACgttttgaagaaaacagaaacatTAAGGATGCAGTTTTGGCCAGGAAAATGCTGGAAGATGGATGGGCTGAACTAAAACAGATTGAGGCTCCTTATCCGTACAAATGTAATTACTGA
- the NDUFB9_1 gene encoding ndufb9, NADH-ubiquinone oxidoreductase, variant 2 (EggNog:ENOG410V733~COG:C), whose translation MSSRRNGIAYSVRVLRLERYVAGMSWSTIPPHLRTRLISHGQKVCELYKAALYDLKAKNRDVLKYRYHAVLMRARFEENRNIKDAVLARKMLEDGWAELKQIEAPYPYKYPDAPGGAAYGRETVFNDFNYDLWHPLEKKQYPDFFARREKRKKEFIEAWVKRYGPENEKVF comes from the exons ATGTCATCCCGTCGCAATGGTATTGCATACTCTGTGCGCGTGTTACGACTCGAGCGGTACGTCGCTGGGATGTCTTGGTCGACGATACCTCCGCATCTTCGTACTCGACTTATTTCACATGGACAAAAAGTTTGTGAGCTTTACAAAGCAGCGCTTTACGATCTTAAGGCGAAAAATCGTGACGT TTTGAAGTATCGCTATCATGCTGTTTTAATGCGAGCACgttttgaagaaaacagaaacatTAAGGATGCAGTTTTGGCCAGGAAAATGCTGGAAGATGGATGGGCTGAACTAAAACAGATTGAGGCTCCTTATCCGTACAAAT ATCCTGATGCACCAGGAGGTGCTGCTTACGGAAGGGAAACTGTTTTTAATGACTTT AACTATGACCTTTGGCATCCATTAGAAAAGAAGCAGTATCCTGACTTCTTTGCAAGACGGGAAAAGCGTAAAAAGGAATTTATCGAAGCCTGGGTCAAACGTTATGGTCCTGAAAATGAAAAAGTGTTTTAG